One Streptomyces sp. SAI-135 DNA segment encodes these proteins:
- a CDS encoding MbtH family protein has product MNPFEDPDASYLVLVNEEGQHSLWPVFADVPEGWTKVFGEAGRQECLDYVEKNWTDLRPKSLIEAMEKNRV; this is encoded by the coding sequence ATGAACCCGTTCGAAGATCCCGACGCGAGCTATCTGGTCCTGGTCAACGAGGAAGGACAGCACTCGCTCTGGCCGGTCTTCGCCGACGTGCCCGAGGGATGGACCAAGGTGTTCGGCGAAGCCGGACGTCAGGAATGCCTCGACTATGTCGAGAAGAACTGGACCGATCTGCGTCCGAAGAGCCTTATCGAGGCCATGGAGAAGAATCGCGTGTAA
- a CDS encoding alpha/beta hydrolase, with amino-acid sequence MKPTPQRADTEAILPYVRSNGIQLAYEVSGSGANVLLIMGSGASARVWEMYQTPALNAAGYRTCAFDNRGIAPSAIPPGKYSLDDMVADTAGLIEALDLAPCHVVGVSLGALIAQELAIEQPQLVRSAVLAATKSRSDRARRAQDAANRALRESGIELPRAYRAAKTVFDMLSPVTVDDDGAVAEWLDLFEYSGDGTAGGGQGWIDTGQDRRTELARVTAPCRVITFTDDRISPPHLGAEVAEAIPDCDLVELEDCGHLGYLERPEPFNQAVIEFLDKHSSLG; translated from the coding sequence GTGAAGCCAACTCCACAACGCGCGGACACGGAGGCCATCTTGCCTTACGTACGGAGCAACGGCATCCAGCTCGCCTACGAGGTTTCCGGATCCGGTGCGAATGTCTTGCTCATCATGGGTTCGGGTGCCTCGGCGCGGGTCTGGGAGATGTACCAGACGCCGGCGCTCAACGCCGCCGGATACCGTACCTGCGCATTTGACAACAGGGGTATAGCGCCTTCCGCGATTCCTCCGGGGAAATACTCGCTCGACGACATGGTGGCGGACACCGCCGGCCTGATCGAGGCCCTGGACCTGGCACCGTGCCATGTCGTCGGAGTCTCCCTGGGCGCGCTCATCGCGCAGGAACTCGCGATAGAGCAACCTCAGTTGGTGCGCTCCGCGGTGCTGGCGGCGACCAAGTCCCGGTCCGATCGGGCGCGTCGGGCGCAGGACGCGGCGAACCGGGCGTTGCGCGAGAGCGGCATCGAACTGCCGCGCGCGTACCGGGCGGCGAAGACGGTCTTCGACATGTTGTCGCCCGTGACCGTCGACGACGACGGCGCCGTGGCGGAGTGGCTCGACCTGTTCGAGTACTCCGGCGACGGCACTGCCGGCGGCGGCCAGGGCTGGATCGACACCGGTCAGGACCGGCGTACGGAGTTGGCGCGGGTCACGGCGCCCTGCCGGGTGATCACGTTCACCGATGACCGCATCAGCCCGCCCCATCTGGGCGCGGAGGTCGCCGAGGCGATCCCCGACTGCGACCTCGTGGAGCTGGAGGACTGCGGCCATCTCGGCTACCTGGAGCGCCCGGAGCCCTTCAACCAGGCGGTCATCGAGTTCCTCGACAAGCACAGTTCGCTCGGTTGA
- the hppD gene encoding 4-hydroxyphenylpyruvate dioxygenase, producing MALVTVAGTDIAYIELYTSTKKAVVDYFVTSMGFVRTADTVAVDSSSALLRQGSVHLVVTTGPATWGFLDAHGDGIADIAFTCEDVDETVRAAVAAGARLSASAQGDPAVSGFGGVTHTLVPAGAWPNALPPGRSWAPVPDSAAAPAGRTQHIQSLDHVAICLDGGSLEKYADFYRDAFGFSRYSSEYVDVGAHAMDSVVVRSASGRITFTLVAPDLSKGTGQLDAFLERNGGPGVQHLAFLVDEIIPAVQDLHTGGVDFLSVPDSYYDGLLARFGGMRDEIDELRSAQVLADRDEWGYLLQLFSRSPYERNTLFYELIQRRGSRGFGSANIRALYEAVERDRLATE from the coding sequence ATGGCGTTGGTGACAGTGGCCGGGACAGACATCGCGTACATCGAGCTGTACACCAGCACCAAGAAGGCGGTCGTCGACTACTTCGTCACCTCGATGGGCTTCGTGCGGACCGCCGACACGGTGGCCGTCGACAGCAGCTCCGCGCTGCTGCGCCAGGGGTCCGTGCACCTGGTGGTCACGACGGGACCGGCGACCTGGGGGTTCCTGGACGCGCACGGCGACGGTATCGCCGACATCGCGTTCACCTGCGAGGACGTCGACGAGACGGTACGGGCCGCGGTCGCGGCCGGCGCCCGGCTCTCCGCCTCCGCGCAGGGCGACCCGGCCGTCTCCGGCTTCGGCGGCGTCACGCACACCCTGGTGCCCGCGGGCGCCTGGCCAAACGCGCTGCCGCCGGGCCGCAGTTGGGCCCCGGTGCCGGACTCGGCTGCCGCCCCGGCCGGGCGCACCCAGCACATCCAGTCACTCGACCATGTCGCGATCTGCCTCGACGGCGGCTCGCTGGAGAAGTACGCGGACTTCTACCGGGACGCGTTCGGGTTCTCCCGCTACTCCTCCGAGTACGTGGACGTCGGCGCACACGCGATGGACTCGGTCGTGGTGCGCAGCGCGTCGGGCCGCATCACGTTCACCCTCGTCGCCCCGGACCTGTCCAAGGGCACCGGCCAGCTCGACGCCTTCCTGGAGCGCAACGGCGGCCCCGGAGTGCAGCATCTGGCCTTCCTGGTCGACGAGATCATCCCGGCCGTACAGGACCTCCACACCGGGGGCGTCGACTTCCTGAGCGTCCCGGACAGCTACTACGACGGCCTGCTCGCCCGCTTCGGCGGCATGCGGGACGAGATCGACGAGCTGCGCTCCGCACAGGTCCTGGCGGACCGCGACGAGTGGGGCTACCTGCTCCAACTGTTCAGCCGCTCCCCGTACGAACGCAACACGCTGTTCTACGAGCTCATCCAGCGCCGGGGCTCCCGTGGCTTCGGCAGCGCCAACATCCGCGCGCTGTACGAAGCGGTGGAGCGCGACCGGCTGGCCACCGAATGA
- a CDS encoding ABC transporter ATP-binding protein: MAMMGGPEPLGPRRMRFNDESITRQQIKPGTVRRIVPYALRHRGALTAMLLATAADALITASSPVLLKVIIDEGIVHDRLSLVVGLSLTLVGLAILDAGAIYCQALFSGRIGHGLVYTLRTQVFRHVQKQPVAFFTRTQTGSLVSRLNTDIIGAQQVVSSVLSQSVSIVLTMALVVSAMFYLSWQISAVALLMIPIFFLPAKIFGKRVQRLVRAAMEQDAQMGSIMNERFNVAGAMLSKLYGRPEQEADSFDAKAGKVRDLRVTQDVYGRMFFIATTLLTACTTALVYGLGGSLVIDGVLQIGTLVALTTLLFRLYGPINQMTSIQRNIISAVVSFDRVFEVLDLKPLLEERPDARPLPRSAETAPDIEFDGVSFRYPAASQVSLRSLETLERRAPEKVDDSWILRDVNFRAPAGQLTALVGPSGAGKSTITHLVPRLYDALEGSVRIGGHDVRELTFASLREQIGVVTQDAHLFHDTIRTNLLYATPDASDGELEEACRSARIWDVIDALPDGLDTVVGDRGYRLSGGEKQRIALARVLLKSPPIVVLDEATAHLDSESEAAIQQALANALHGRTSLVIAHRLSTIRHADQILVIDSGRVRERGTHDSLLAADGLYAQLYHTQFSRQAPTNGAGRRLGVPMPDPS; the protein is encoded by the coding sequence ATGGCGATGATGGGCGGCCCGGAACCCCTCGGTCCCCGGCGTATGAGGTTCAACGACGAGTCGATCACCCGTCAGCAGATCAAGCCCGGCACCGTGCGCAGGATCGTGCCGTACGCGCTGCGTCACCGTGGCGCCCTGACCGCGATGCTGCTGGCGACGGCGGCGGACGCGCTGATCACGGCGTCGAGTCCGGTACTGCTGAAGGTGATCATCGACGAGGGCATCGTGCACGACCGTCTCTCGCTGGTGGTCGGCCTGTCGCTGACACTGGTGGGTCTGGCGATCCTGGATGCCGGGGCGATCTACTGCCAGGCGCTGTTCTCCGGACGTATCGGCCACGGCCTCGTCTACACGCTGCGTACCCAGGTGTTCCGGCATGTGCAGAAGCAGCCGGTCGCGTTCTTCACCAGGACCCAGACCGGTTCCCTGGTGAGCAGGCTGAACACCGACATCATCGGGGCGCAGCAGGTCGTCTCCTCGGTGCTGTCCCAGTCCGTGTCCATCGTGCTGACGATGGCTCTGGTGGTGTCGGCGATGTTCTACCTGTCCTGGCAGATATCGGCGGTCGCACTGCTGATGATCCCGATCTTCTTCCTGCCGGCGAAGATCTTCGGCAAGCGGGTGCAGCGGCTGGTGCGGGCCGCGATGGAGCAGGACGCCCAGATGGGCTCGATCATGAACGAGCGGTTCAACGTGGCCGGCGCGATGCTTTCCAAGCTGTACGGCCGGCCGGAGCAGGAGGCCGACTCCTTCGACGCCAAGGCGGGGAAGGTGCGCGATCTGCGGGTCACGCAGGACGTGTACGGCCGGATGTTCTTCATCGCCACCACACTCCTGACCGCCTGCACCACGGCCCTGGTGTACGGCCTGGGCGGCAGCCTGGTCATCGACGGGGTACTGCAGATCGGCACCCTGGTCGCGCTGACGACGCTGCTGTTCCGGCTGTACGGGCCGATCAACCAGATGACCAGCATCCAGCGCAACATCATCTCGGCGGTCGTGAGCTTCGACCGTGTCTTCGAAGTCCTGGACCTCAAGCCCCTGCTGGAGGAGCGTCCGGACGCCCGGCCACTGCCCAGGTCCGCAGAGACGGCCCCGGACATCGAGTTCGACGGGGTGTCGTTCCGCTATCCGGCGGCCTCGCAGGTCTCGCTGAGGTCGCTGGAGACGCTGGAGCGCCGCGCGCCGGAGAAGGTCGACGACAGCTGGATCCTCCGGGACGTCAACTTCCGTGCTCCCGCCGGGCAGTTGACCGCTCTGGTCGGGCCGTCGGGCGCGGGCAAGAGCACGATCACGCATCTGGTGCCGCGGCTGTACGACGCGTTGGAGGGTTCCGTGCGGATCGGCGGGCACGATGTGCGCGAGCTGACGTTCGCGTCGTTGCGTGAGCAGATCGGTGTGGTGACACAGGACGCGCACCTCTTCCACGACACGATCCGCACCAATCTGCTGTACGCCACTCCGGACGCCTCGGACGGCGAGCTGGAGGAGGCGTGCCGCTCGGCGCGTATCTGGGACGTCATCGACGCGCTGCCGGACGGTCTCGACACCGTGGTCGGCGACCGCGGTTACCGGCTCTCCGGTGGTGAGAAGCAGCGCATCGCGCTGGCGCGGGTGCTGCTGAAGTCGCCGCCAATCGTGGTGCTCGACGAGGCCACGGCACATCTGGACTCGGAGTCGGAGGCGGCGATCCAGCAGGCGCTGGCGAACGCGCTGCACGGCCGCACGTCCCTGGTGATCGCGCACCGGCTGTCCACGATCCGGCACGCCGACCAGATCCTGGTCATCGACTCGGGACGGGTACGGGAGCGCGGCACCCATGACTCGTTGCTGGCGGCGGACGGGCTGTACGCGCAGCTGTACCACACGCAGTTCTCCCGGCAGGCGCCGACGAACGGCGCGGGGCGCCGGCTCGGAGTACCGATGCCGGACCCGTCCTGA
- a CDS encoding transporter, producing the protein MTWLTWRQFRAQAVTAAAALAVLAGLLVVLGLRLRDSYDQDIAGCGSANSCGTARDAFLEQYDTLLFLVSVVLLAVPALVGIFWGAPLVTRELESGTHRLVWSQSVTRTRWLAVKLAVPALAAVVFSGAFSLLLTWAASPYDTVEGDRFGALSFGSRNVTPLAYSVFAFVLATTLGILVRHTLAAMAVTLAVLVAVQLAVPFLVRPELREPVRTTQALTAQAAATARLHLGGQHVQVLDYVIAGAWVLDSTHDLLDSEDKPVLTDDVKGCLTGNRAKDVACLSAKDLHFEVTYQPADRYWAFQWTEFAGYTAAAGLLAAFSLRWIRRPMV; encoded by the coding sequence ATGACCTGGCTCACCTGGCGCCAGTTCCGCGCCCAGGCCGTGACCGCGGCGGCCGCGCTCGCCGTCCTCGCGGGCCTGCTGGTCGTCCTCGGTCTGCGGCTGCGCGACAGCTACGACCAGGACATCGCCGGCTGCGGTTCCGCGAACAGCTGCGGCACCGCCCGGGACGCGTTCCTGGAGCAGTACGACACCCTGCTGTTCCTGGTCAGCGTGGTGCTCCTCGCGGTGCCCGCGCTGGTCGGCATCTTCTGGGGCGCCCCTTTGGTCACCCGTGAACTGGAGTCGGGCACCCACCGGTTGGTGTGGAGCCAGAGCGTGACGCGCACCCGCTGGCTGGCGGTGAAACTGGCTGTGCCCGCGCTGGCCGCGGTGGTGTTCTCCGGCGCCTTCAGCCTGTTGCTGACCTGGGCGGCGAGTCCGTACGACACCGTGGAGGGCGACCGCTTCGGTGCGCTGTCGTTCGGCTCGCGCAATGTCACCCCGCTGGCGTACTCGGTGTTCGCCTTCGTCCTTGCCACGACCCTCGGGATCCTGGTGCGGCACACGCTGGCGGCGATGGCCGTCACCCTGGCCGTCCTGGTGGCGGTCCAGCTGGCGGTTCCGTTCCTGGTCCGCCCGGAGTTGCGGGAGCCGGTGCGGACGACGCAGGCGCTGACCGCTCAGGCGGCGGCAACCGCGCGTCTCCATCTGGGCGGGCAGCATGTGCAGGTCCTTGACTACGTGATCGCTGGCGCCTGGGTGCTGGACTCCACCCACGACCTGCTCGACTCCGAGGACAAGCCGGTACTGACCGACGACGTCAAGGGCTGTCTGACCGGGAACCGGGCCAAGGACGTGGCCTGTCTGTCCGCGAAGGACCTGCACTTCGAGGTGACGTACCAGCCGGCCGACCGCTACTGGGCTTTCCAGTGGACGGAGTTCGCCGGTTACACGGCGGCGGCCGGTCTGCTGGCGGCGTTCAGCCTGCGCTGGATCCGCCGGCCGATGGTGTGA
- a CDS encoding prephenate dehydrogenase codes for MKTALVIGTGLMGTSVALALRAHGATVHLRDTDSGAARTAASLGAGTVVPPEEPVELAVLAVPPALVAEVLSDVQAEGVARHCTDVASVKAGPRQDALALDCDTARYLGGHPMAGGERGGPLAARADLFEGCTWVLTPTADTGTDTLNTVLELVSACRAVPVVMAAEAHDRAVGLVSHVPHVVASLVAALLTRAEDREVRLAGPGVRDLTRIAGADPRLWVDILSANSLVVADLLESLSAGLEDAVGALRAMAATDEAKRDQGARDVEELLRRGVAGRARISGKHGVRATPYETVTIRIGDQPGELARLFTDVGRAGVNIEDVHLEHSTVQPTGLVRLSVAQGTAIGLEESLGARGWRRR; via the coding sequence ATGAAGACCGCCCTGGTGATCGGCACCGGCCTGATGGGAACCTCCGTCGCGCTCGCCCTGCGCGCGCACGGCGCGACCGTGCATCTGCGGGACACGGACTCCGGCGCCGCACGAACCGCCGCCTCCCTCGGCGCCGGCACCGTCGTACCGCCCGAGGAACCGGTGGAACTCGCGGTGCTCGCCGTTCCGCCCGCCCTGGTCGCCGAGGTCCTCAGCGACGTCCAGGCCGAAGGCGTGGCCCGGCACTGCACCGATGTGGCCAGCGTCAAGGCGGGACCTCGCCAGGACGCCCTCGCCCTCGACTGCGACACCGCCCGCTATCTCGGCGGGCATCCGATGGCGGGCGGCGAGCGCGGTGGACCGCTGGCCGCCCGGGCCGACCTCTTCGAGGGCTGCACCTGGGTGTTGACGCCCACCGCGGACACCGGCACGGACACCCTCAACACCGTGCTGGAGCTGGTGTCCGCCTGCCGGGCGGTGCCGGTGGTGATGGCGGCGGAGGCCCACGACCGGGCCGTGGGGCTGGTCTCGCACGTCCCGCACGTGGTGGCCAGCCTGGTCGCCGCCCTGCTGACACGGGCGGAGGACCGCGAGGTGCGGCTGGCCGGTCCCGGGGTGCGCGATCTGACCCGGATCGCGGGCGCGGACCCGCGCCTGTGGGTGGACATACTCAGCGCCAACTCACTCGTCGTGGCCGACCTGTTGGAGAGTCTGTCGGCGGGCCTGGAGGACGCGGTGGGCGCACTGCGCGCGATGGCCGCGACGGACGAGGCCAAGCGCGACCAAGGCGCCCGGGACGTCGAGGAGTTGCTCCGCAGGGGCGTGGCCGGCCGGGCACGGATCTCAGGCAAGCACGGTGTCCGTGCGACGCCCTACGAGACCGTGACGATTCGAATCGGTGACCAACCGGGGGAACTGGCACGGCTGTTCACCGATGTCGGCCGGGCCGGGGTCAACATCGAGGACGTACATCTGGAGCACTCCACGGTGCAGCCGACCGGTCTGGTGCGCCTCAGCGTCGCCCAGGGGACCGCGATCGGGCTGGAGGAGTCGCTCGGCGCCCGGGGCTGGCGCAGGCGTTGA
- a CDS encoding ABC transporter ATP-binding protein produces the protein MTLAIEADGLGKRYGRHAALSDVELRIPSGRVVGLVGPNGAGKSTLLGLTCGLIEPSEGSIAVLGRRPGSSAEQLARVGFVAQDTPVYGNLTVGEHLRLGAKLNPRWDQGLAEGRIRQTGLDPGRKAGRLSGGQRAQLALTVAAAKRPELLVCDEPVASLDPLARRGFLDTLMEFVTDLDVGVVLSSHLLGDLEKVCDHLVVLADGRVRLTGEADDLVADHYRLTGSREDLAELPDTTEVVKSEHTGGRSTLIVHSPGPVPYGIRAEHPDLEDVILAYLERAANPSAAVSQQSREARP, from the coding sequence ATGACGTTGGCGATCGAGGCGGACGGCCTCGGCAAACGGTACGGCCGGCACGCCGCGCTCTCGGACGTCGAGCTGCGGATACCGTCCGGCCGGGTGGTGGGCCTGGTCGGCCCGAACGGGGCGGGCAAGTCGACCCTGCTGGGGCTGACCTGCGGGCTCATCGAGCCGTCCGAGGGCAGCATCGCGGTCCTCGGACGGCGGCCCGGCAGCAGCGCTGAGCAACTGGCGCGCGTGGGGTTCGTGGCCCAGGACACGCCGGTGTACGGCAACTTGACGGTCGGGGAGCATCTGCGGCTGGGTGCCAAGCTCAACCCGCGCTGGGACCAGGGCCTGGCGGAGGGCCGTATCCGGCAGACCGGACTCGACCCCGGTCGGAAGGCCGGGCGCCTGTCGGGCGGGCAGCGGGCGCAGCTCGCCCTGACCGTCGCTGCGGCCAAGCGGCCCGAACTGCTGGTCTGCGACGAGCCGGTGGCCTCGCTGGACCCGCTGGCGCGCCGCGGGTTCCTGGACACGCTGATGGAGTTCGTCACCGATCTCGATGTGGGTGTGGTCCTTTCCTCGCATCTGCTGGGTGACCTGGAGAAGGTCTGCGACCACTTGGTGGTGCTGGCCGACGGCCGGGTGCGGCTCACCGGCGAGGCCGACGATCTGGTGGCCGACCACTACCGGCTGACCGGCAGCCGCGAGGACCTGGCGGAACTCCCGGACACGACCGAGGTCGTCAAGTCCGAGCACACCGGGGGCCGCAGCACGCTGATCGTCCACTCCCCCGGCCCCGTGCCGTACGGCATCCGGGCCGAGCATCCGGATCTGGAGGACGTGATCCTGGCGTACCTGGAGCGGGCCGCGAACCCTTCCGCGGCCGTCTCGCAGCAGAGCCGGGAGGCCCGCCCATGA
- a CDS encoding ParB/RepB/Spo0J family partition protein, whose protein sequence is MELMVAGLPERVGEPRAVNSDGTERVGSERRSNIRSKETTTVPIASLRPGESPRMEGQDREHIARLAEIETPFPPILVDRHTMRVIDGMHRLLATLWRGQQEIEVEFFDGPEEDAFLRAVEANVTHGFPLSQADRRAAATKIMITHPHLSDRAIARSAGLGAKTVAAIRRRSADALPQLNARVGRDGKVRPVNSVEGRLRAAEVLADRPEASLREVARLAGISPATASDVRRRLSSGLPPASMPVVPPPRDGSADTVDTGEPLEEPGTSAEQRATQSHQPPRVPPEPGPVLDKLMRDPSLRHKEGGRHLLRLLQQNAIGPAVWSELSTVVPPHCGDLVARLARQYAETWQEFAQELEERERS, encoded by the coding sequence ATGGAACTAATGGTCGCCGGGCTGCCGGAACGAGTCGGTGAACCGCGAGCTGTCAATTCCGACGGGACGGAGAGAGTTGGGTCAGAGAGGCGATCGAATATCCGGAGCAAAGAGACGACGACGGTCCCCATAGCATCCCTGCGGCCGGGCGAGTCGCCGCGGATGGAAGGTCAGGACCGCGAGCACATAGCCAGACTCGCCGAGATCGAGACGCCGTTCCCTCCCATACTCGTCGATCGGCACACCATGCGGGTGATCGACGGGATGCACCGGCTGCTCGCGACCTTATGGCGCGGCCAGCAGGAAATCGAGGTCGAATTCTTCGACGGCCCCGAGGAGGACGCTTTCCTGCGAGCGGTCGAAGCCAATGTGACGCACGGCTTCCCCCTCTCCCAGGCCGACCGGCGAGCCGCCGCCACCAAGATCATGATCACCCATCCGCATCTGTCGGACCGGGCCATCGCGCGGTCAGCCGGACTCGGCGCGAAGACCGTCGCGGCCATCCGACGCCGTTCGGCCGACGCACTGCCCCAGCTGAACGCGAGGGTCGGCCGGGACGGCAAGGTCCGCCCGGTGAACAGCGTGGAAGGCCGGCTGCGGGCCGCGGAAGTGCTGGCCGACCGGCCGGAGGCATCGCTGCGGGAGGTGGCGCGGCTGGCGGGGATCTCCCCGGCGACCGCGAGCGACGTACGAAGGCGCCTCAGTTCCGGTCTCCCACCGGCTTCCATGCCGGTGGTACCGCCCCCGAGGGACGGTTCGGCGGACACCGTGGACACGGGCGAACCATTAGAGGAGCCGGGCACCTCGGCGGAGCAGCGGGCCACCCAGAGCCATCAGCCCCCACGGGTGCCGCCCGAGCCGGGCCCGGTGCTCGACAAACTGATGCGGGACCCCTCCTTGCGGCACAAGGAAGGCGGTCGGCATCTGCTCCGCCTGCTCCAGCAGAACGCCATCGGCCCGGCGGTGTGGTCAGAGCTGAGCACCGTGGTGCCCCCGCACTGCGGTGACCTGGTGGCCCGGCTCGCACGGCAGTACGCCGAGACATGGCAGGAGTTCGCGCAGGAACTCGAGGAGCGGGAACGCTCCTGA
- a CDS encoding MBL fold metallo-hydrolase, which translates to MPDEQLFLRSKAIVEPLVDRFYGWFHTVAPVQAAMNLAFLHVPMLESYLQSPQVHVTASNNPELRGGYFVNIPEDRSPQVAELLDEIKRDRAGMLRFAAAIAEGQELLRTNATGYDLTPLYPKLPAELGGLVELAYDTDNQAALRFIEPLVYQSPFYMEDRQSVQLSLEPGVERPFILSTPRLPSPDVLELKLPFRHAGLEELFKTRVRPTTLAHLREALGLDDAQAAQLSGLLAPEPSLSPDRHIEGGGRIRYFGHACLLLQTPQGAVLTDPFISADGDAEDRYTLDDLPDFIDLVLITHGHQDHIVLETLLQLRGRVGQIVVPRSSRGNLEDPSIGLYLKHLGFPVVEADDYDEFPFPGGKVVATPFLGEHCDLDIRSKSTYWVDLADRSAYVGADSSGIDPTLYRYVRQHLGTADYAFLGMECDGAPLTWLYQALLTKPVTKKMSNSRKLSGSNAEQAAAIMTELGAGEAYVYAMGEEPWLGHVMATSYDEDTYQIKQIDEFMTWCADRGIKSGHLYGQQEWRW; encoded by the coding sequence ATGCCCGATGAGCAGCTGTTTCTGCGGTCGAAAGCAATAGTCGAGCCACTGGTGGACCGTTTTTACGGATGGTTCCATACAGTGGCTCCTGTGCAGGCCGCGATGAATCTGGCCTTTCTGCACGTGCCGATGCTCGAATCGTATTTGCAGTCGCCGCAAGTGCATGTCACGGCGAGCAACAATCCCGAGCTGCGCGGCGGATACTTCGTCAACATCCCGGAGGACCGCAGCCCTCAGGTGGCAGAACTCCTCGACGAGATCAAGCGCGACCGGGCCGGCATGCTGCGGTTCGCCGCGGCGATCGCCGAGGGCCAGGAGCTGCTGCGCACCAACGCCACCGGCTACGACCTGACGCCGCTGTACCCGAAGCTGCCGGCGGAGCTCGGCGGTCTGGTGGAGCTGGCCTACGACACCGACAACCAGGCGGCCCTGCGGTTCATCGAACCGCTCGTCTACCAGAGCCCGTTCTACATGGAGGACCGGCAGTCGGTACAGCTGTCGCTGGAGCCGGGTGTGGAGCGGCCGTTCATCCTCAGCACCCCGCGGCTGCCCTCGCCGGACGTCCTGGAGCTCAAGCTCCCGTTCCGGCACGCCGGTCTGGAGGAGCTGTTCAAGACCCGGGTCCGCCCCACGACGCTCGCGCACCTGCGGGAGGCGCTCGGTCTCGACGACGCGCAGGCGGCCCAGCTCTCCGGTCTGCTCGCCCCGGAGCCCAGCCTGTCACCCGACAGGCACATCGAGGGCGGCGGCCGGATCCGCTACTTCGGCCACGCCTGTCTGCTGCTCCAGACCCCTCAGGGCGCCGTGCTCACCGACCCGTTCATCAGCGCCGACGGGGACGCGGAGGACCGCTACACCCTCGACGACCTGCCGGACTTCATCGACCTGGTGCTGATCACCCACGGCCACCAGGACCACATCGTTCTGGAGACACTGCTCCAACTGCGCGGCCGGGTCGGCCAGATCGTGGTCCCCCGCTCCTCGCGGGGCAACCTGGAGGACCCCTCGATCGGCCTGTACCTCAAGCACCTGGGCTTCCCGGTGGTCGAGGCGGACGACTACGACGAGTTCCCCTTCCCCGGCGGCAAGGTGGTCGCCACGCCGTTCCTCGGCGAACACTGCGACCTCGACATCCGCAGCAAGTCGACGTACTGGGTGGACCTCGCGGACCGCTCCGCGTATGTCGGCGCCGACTCCTCGGGCATCGACCCGACGCTGTACCGCTATGTGCGCCAGCACCTGGGCACGGCCGACTACGCCTTCCTCGGCATGGAGTGCGACGGTGCCCCGCTGACCTGGCTGTACCAGGCGTTGCTCACCAAGCCGGTGACCAAGAAGATGAGCAACTCCCGCAAGCTGTCCGGCTCCAACGCCGAGCAGGCGGCGGCGATCATGACGGAGCTGGGCGCCGGCGAGGCCTATGTGTACGCGATGGGCGAGGAGCCCTGGCTCGGCCACGTCATGGCCACCTCCTACGACGAGGACACCTACCAGATCAAGCAGATCGACGAGTTCATGACCTGGTGCGCGGACCGCGGCATCAAGTCGGGGCATCTGTACGGTCAGCAGGAATGGCGTTGGTGA